In Vigna unguiculata cultivar IT97K-499-35 chromosome 3, ASM411807v1, whole genome shotgun sequence, a single genomic region encodes these proteins:
- the LOC114176833 gene encoding protein MEI2-like 1 isoform X1, which translates to MPFQIMDHRGVSASSHFFEDVSFRSERNVGLRKPISINDHYPQGSNGMVASPGSILNNTPPLDVNAKAGLLMSQASLPGDSMDSKESLNYRPKSLSDASLQSASTSYGLIGNKIVSNAGPCESSLFSSSMSEIFSRKLRLFGNDVQSDRTIAAGFPEEPCKSLKEMEADTIGNLLPDEDDLFSGVVDELGCSSHAKTIDDFEDFDLFSSGGGMEMEGDEHLSSGKIMNGLDGDYGFFGGSKGKLPFGEQPSRTLFVRNINSNVEDSELKDLFEQYGDIRTIYTACKHRGFVMISYHDLRAAQNAMQALQNRPLRSRKLDIHYSIPKVNAPEKDIGHGTLMLSGLDSSVLNDELKKIFGFYGEIKEIYEYPEMNHHKFIEFYDVRAAESALRALNKIDIAGKQIKLEPGHPSLMHQSHKGQDERDLGQSIMDNLPLRSKATGSSAVIGSGVLENGYNQRFQSAVRQPINAFMDNSFINVNNSSIHNPVRGASAGKVSVVSESNGYIDAMKFASNSRFHPHSLPEYRDSLANGSPYNFSSTISNLANNIGAGATEPSDGRHIQGMGSTGNIAEFNAGGNGIRPHGLYHMWNSSNLQQQPSSNNVLWQKSPSFVNDACSPNLPQMSSFARTPPHLLRTPHIMDHHVGSAPVVTASPWERPNSYLGGSPDASGFRLGSLGSGGFHGSWQFHPLDFPSHNVFSHVGGNGTELTSNAAGQNSPKQLSHVFPARHPMSSLSKFDPTNDRMRNLYHRRNEASTNNVDKKQYELDLGRILRGEDSRTTLMIKNIPNKYTSKMLLAAIDEQCKGTYDFLYLPIDFKNKCNVGYAFINMIDPGQIIPFHQAFDGKKWEKFNSEKVASLAYARIQGKASLIAHFQNSSLMNEDKRCRPILFHTDGPNAGDPEPFPMGANIRLRAGKSRIGGEENRSQGSPSALANGEECGNGIDSSKN; encoded by the exons AGGAATGTTGGATTACGGAAACCGATATCCATTAATGATCATTACCCACAAG gAAGCAATGGAATGGTAGCATCACCAGGAAGCATTTTGAACAATACACCACCCCTTGATGTAAATGCAAAAGCTGGCTTGCTGATGTCCCAGGCTAGTCTACCTGGGGATAGTATGGATTCCAAGGAATCATTGAATTATCGCCCCAAATCATTGTCTGATGCATCTCTGCAGTCGGCGTCTACCTCATATGGCTTAATTGGGAACAAGATTGTTAGCAATGCTGGCCCCTGTGAAAGTAGTTTATTCTCGAGCTCTATGTCTGAGATATTTAGCCGAAAGT TACGGTTATTTGGAAATGATGTTCAGTCTGATAGGACAATTGCTGCTGGTTTCCCAGAGGAACCATGTAAATCTCTTAAAGAAATGGAGGCTGACACTATAGGGAATCTCCTTCCTGATGAAGATGATTTGTTTTCTGGTGTTGTTGACGAGTTAGGATGCAGTTCTCATGCCAAAACAATTGATGATTTTGAAGATTTTGATCTGTTTAGCAGTGGTGGAGGCATGGAGATGGAAGGAGACGAACATTTAAGTTCAGGAAAAATAATGAATGGTCTTGATGGAGATTATGGTTTCTTTGGAGGTTCTAAAGGAAAACTTCCTTTTGGTGAACAGCCTTCTAGAACACTTTTTGTTAGAAACATTAATAGCAATGTTGAAGACTCTGAGCTAAAGGATCTCTTTGAG CAATATGGGGATATCCGAACCATTTATACAGCCTGTAAGCATCGTGGGTTTGTCATGATTTCTTATCATGATCTAAGGGCAGCACAAAATGCAATGCAAGCACTTCAAAATAGGCCTTTGAGGTCCAGGAAACTTGATATACATTATTCAATTCCTAag GTCAATGCTCCAGAAAAGGATATTGGCCATGGTACACTGATGCTATCTGGACTTGATTCATCTGTTTTAAATGATGAGCTTAAAAAGATTTTTGGATTTTATGGAGAAATTAAAGAA ATCTATGAATATCCAGAAATGAATCATCACAAATTTATTGAGTTTTATGATGTCCGAGCTGCGGAATCTGCTCTTCGTGCTTTAAATAAGATTGACATTGCCGGGAAGCAGATCAAGCTTGAACCTGGCCATCCTAG TTTGATGCACCAGTCGCATAAGGGGCAAGATGAGCGAGATTTGGGTCAGAGTATTATGGACAATTTACCATTAAGATCAAAGG CAACAGGGTCTTCTGCAGTAATTGGATCTGGGGTCTTGGAAAATGGATACAATCAGAGGTTTCAATCTGCAGTGCGACAACCTATTAATGCATTTATGGATAATTCATTCATTAATGTGAACAACTCTAGTATTCACAATCCTGTGAGAGGGGCATCTGCTGGAAAAGTGTCTGTAGTTTCTGAGTCTAATGGCTATATTGATGCAATGAAATTTGCATCTAATTCGAGATTTCATCCTCATTCCTTACCTGAGTACCGTGATAGTTTAGCTAATGGTAGTCCTTATAACTTTTCTAGCACCATTAGCAACTTGGCTAACAATATAGGTGCTGGAGCTACAGAACCCTCTGATGGCAGGCATATTCAGGGAATGGGATCAACTGGGAACATAGCAGAATTTAATGCAGGAG GAAATGGCATACGCCCACATGGACTTTATCATATGTGGAACAGCTCCAATTTGCAACAGCAACCTTCATCGAATAATGTGCTTTGGCAGAAATCACCATCATTTGTTAATGATGCTTGTTCTCCAAACCTTCCACAGATGTCAAGCTTTGCTAGAACACCGCCACATTTGCTGAGAACACCACATATAATGGACCACCATGTTGGATCAGCACCAGTTGTTACAGCCTCACCCTGGGAAAGGCCAAATTCTTATTTGGGAGGGTCCCCTGATGCTTCTGGTTTTCGCTTGGGCTCTCTAGGGAGTGGAGGTTTTCATGGTTCATGGCAATTTCATCCCCTGGATTTTCCTTCTCACAATGTGTTTTCTCATGTTGGTGGGAATGGCACTGAACTGACATCAAATGCAGCAGGGCAGAACTCTCCTAAGCAGTTATCTCATGTCTTCCCTGCGAGGCATCCCATGTCTTCATTGTCAAAATTTGATCCTACCAATGACCGAATGAGAAACCTTTATCACCGTCGAAACGAAGCAAGCACCAACAATGTTGACAAGAAGCAATACGAGCTTGACCTAGGTCGTATATTGCGCGGGGAAGACAGCCGAACTACccttatgataaaaaatattcctaACAA GTATACTTCAAAGATGCTTCTTGCTGCAATAGATGAGCAATGTAAGGGAACTTACGATTTCCTCTATTTACCGATTGATTTCAAG AACAAATGTAATGTTGGCTATGCATTCATAAACATGATTGATCCTGGTCAAATTATTCCCTTCCATCAG GCTTTTGATGGGAAAAAATGGGAGAAGTTTAACAGTGAAAAAGTAGCCTCACTGGCATATGCCCGAATTCAAGGAAAAGCTTCTCTCATTGCTCATTTTCAGAACTCAAGCCTGATGAACGAAGACAAGCGTTGCCGTCCTATCCTCTTCCATACCGATGGCCCAAATGCCGGTGATCCG GAACCTTTCCCCATGGGTGCCAACATCAGACTGCGAGCCGGAAAATCTCGCATCGGCGGCGAGGAGAATCGAAGCCAAGGGAGTCCTTCAGCTCTGGCAAATGGAGAAGAGTGTGGTAATGGAATAGACTCTTCAAAAAACTAA
- the LOC114176833 gene encoding protein MEI2-like 1 isoform X2 yields MPFQIMDHRGVSASSHFFEDVSFRSERNVGLRKPISINDHYPQGSNGMVASPGSILNNTPPLDVNAKAGLLMSQASLPGDSMDSKESLNYRPKSLSDASLQSASTSYGLIGNKIVSNAGPCESSLFSSSMSEIFSRKLRLFGNDVQSDRTIAAGFPEEPCKSLKEMEADTIGNLLPDEDDLFSGVVDELGCSSHAKTIDDFEDFDLFSSGGGMEMEGDEHLSSGKIMNGLDGDYGFFGGSKGKLPFGEQPSRTLFVRNINSNVEDSELKDLFEQYGDIRTIYTACKHRGFVMISYHDLRAAQNAMQALQNRPLRSRKLDIHYSIPKVNAPEKDIGHGTLMLSGLDSSVLNDELKKIFGFYGEIKEIYEYPEMNHHKFIEFYDVRAAESALRALNKIDIAGKQIKLEPGHPSLMHQSHKGQDERDLGQSIMDNLPLRSKATGSSAVIGSGVLENGYNQRFQSAVRQPINAFMDNSFINVNNSSIHNPVRGASAGKVSVVSESNGYIDAMKFASNSRFHPHSLPEYRDSLANGSPYNFSSTISNLANNIGAGATEPSDGRHIQGMGSTGNIAEFNAGGNGIRPHGLYHMWNSSNLQQQPSSNNVLWQKSPSFVNDACSPNLPQMSSFARTPPHLLRTPHIMDHHVGSAPVVTASPWERPNSYLGGSPDASGFRLGSLGSGGFHGSWQFHPLDFPSHNVFSHVGGNGTELTSNAAGQNSPKQLSHVFPARHPMSSLSKFDPTNDRMRNLYHRRNEASTNNVDKKQYELDLGRILRGEDSRTTLMIKNIPNKLWQLSIWHFSSFEVSVLAC; encoded by the exons AGGAATGTTGGATTACGGAAACCGATATCCATTAATGATCATTACCCACAAG gAAGCAATGGAATGGTAGCATCACCAGGAAGCATTTTGAACAATACACCACCCCTTGATGTAAATGCAAAAGCTGGCTTGCTGATGTCCCAGGCTAGTCTACCTGGGGATAGTATGGATTCCAAGGAATCATTGAATTATCGCCCCAAATCATTGTCTGATGCATCTCTGCAGTCGGCGTCTACCTCATATGGCTTAATTGGGAACAAGATTGTTAGCAATGCTGGCCCCTGTGAAAGTAGTTTATTCTCGAGCTCTATGTCTGAGATATTTAGCCGAAAGT TACGGTTATTTGGAAATGATGTTCAGTCTGATAGGACAATTGCTGCTGGTTTCCCAGAGGAACCATGTAAATCTCTTAAAGAAATGGAGGCTGACACTATAGGGAATCTCCTTCCTGATGAAGATGATTTGTTTTCTGGTGTTGTTGACGAGTTAGGATGCAGTTCTCATGCCAAAACAATTGATGATTTTGAAGATTTTGATCTGTTTAGCAGTGGTGGAGGCATGGAGATGGAAGGAGACGAACATTTAAGTTCAGGAAAAATAATGAATGGTCTTGATGGAGATTATGGTTTCTTTGGAGGTTCTAAAGGAAAACTTCCTTTTGGTGAACAGCCTTCTAGAACACTTTTTGTTAGAAACATTAATAGCAATGTTGAAGACTCTGAGCTAAAGGATCTCTTTGAG CAATATGGGGATATCCGAACCATTTATACAGCCTGTAAGCATCGTGGGTTTGTCATGATTTCTTATCATGATCTAAGGGCAGCACAAAATGCAATGCAAGCACTTCAAAATAGGCCTTTGAGGTCCAGGAAACTTGATATACATTATTCAATTCCTAag GTCAATGCTCCAGAAAAGGATATTGGCCATGGTACACTGATGCTATCTGGACTTGATTCATCTGTTTTAAATGATGAGCTTAAAAAGATTTTTGGATTTTATGGAGAAATTAAAGAA ATCTATGAATATCCAGAAATGAATCATCACAAATTTATTGAGTTTTATGATGTCCGAGCTGCGGAATCTGCTCTTCGTGCTTTAAATAAGATTGACATTGCCGGGAAGCAGATCAAGCTTGAACCTGGCCATCCTAG TTTGATGCACCAGTCGCATAAGGGGCAAGATGAGCGAGATTTGGGTCAGAGTATTATGGACAATTTACCATTAAGATCAAAGG CAACAGGGTCTTCTGCAGTAATTGGATCTGGGGTCTTGGAAAATGGATACAATCAGAGGTTTCAATCTGCAGTGCGACAACCTATTAATGCATTTATGGATAATTCATTCATTAATGTGAACAACTCTAGTATTCACAATCCTGTGAGAGGGGCATCTGCTGGAAAAGTGTCTGTAGTTTCTGAGTCTAATGGCTATATTGATGCAATGAAATTTGCATCTAATTCGAGATTTCATCCTCATTCCTTACCTGAGTACCGTGATAGTTTAGCTAATGGTAGTCCTTATAACTTTTCTAGCACCATTAGCAACTTGGCTAACAATATAGGTGCTGGAGCTACAGAACCCTCTGATGGCAGGCATATTCAGGGAATGGGATCAACTGGGAACATAGCAGAATTTAATGCAGGAG GAAATGGCATACGCCCACATGGACTTTATCATATGTGGAACAGCTCCAATTTGCAACAGCAACCTTCATCGAATAATGTGCTTTGGCAGAAATCACCATCATTTGTTAATGATGCTTGTTCTCCAAACCTTCCACAGATGTCAAGCTTTGCTAGAACACCGCCACATTTGCTGAGAACACCACATATAATGGACCACCATGTTGGATCAGCACCAGTTGTTACAGCCTCACCCTGGGAAAGGCCAAATTCTTATTTGGGAGGGTCCCCTGATGCTTCTGGTTTTCGCTTGGGCTCTCTAGGGAGTGGAGGTTTTCATGGTTCATGGCAATTTCATCCCCTGGATTTTCCTTCTCACAATGTGTTTTCTCATGTTGGTGGGAATGGCACTGAACTGACATCAAATGCAGCAGGGCAGAACTCTCCTAAGCAGTTATCTCATGTCTTCCCTGCGAGGCATCCCATGTCTTCATTGTCAAAATTTGATCCTACCAATGACCGAATGAGAAACCTTTATCACCGTCGAAACGAAGCAAGCACCAACAATGTTGACAAGAAGCAATACGAGCTTGACCTAGGTCGTATATTGCGCGGGGAAGACAGCCGAACTACccttatgataaaaaatattcctaACAA GCTGTGGCAGCTGAGCATTTGGCATTTCTCTTCTTTTGAAGTCTCAGTTCTTGCTTGCTAA